A window of Ascochyta rabiei chromosome 6, complete sequence genomic DNA:
GGCGGCAGGAAATAACTATCCTGGCCACGAGAATTACGGGTGGGTTGAGAATAGGATAGTTTCAAATGTTCAGACCCAGCATATCAGTGTTCAGTACACTGCACTTTCCTTTCAACATCTCAGCGTGTCAGGTTGACAAGGTGTCAGACATGACAACAACTGATCAAGCACGAGGCGCTTTTAcctttgcctttgccttTTGATGGTAGAAACGGAAAATTATAACCCTTCTTTTCGCCCTCATTTGTTTCCGCCCACTCTCACCATCACTGTAAATTTCTTCCCAAAAGTGAAGTTGAGCTTTGTTGCGGGCAGCTTTCGCCCAACGCTGTTCCGAGCCGGCAGTATAAAAGACTTACCCTATGCCATCGCTGAACCTTTCTGTTCTTTCACTCTTCCACCACACCTCATTCCCAACGTAAGCTTTCATCAGACACAAGTACACTCGAACAATAGCAATTACAACAACCACACTTTCGTATCAGACCGTCATCACCTACAATGATGCAGAAAACCACCACCCTCTCCGCTCGTGAGAACGAGATCCTTGCCCTCGCGTGGCAGTGCTTCGAAGCTGATCCGAAGGTGAGCTCTCCAATCCATACTCGGTGCTCCGTCTAGTGCTGATCGACATTAGGTCAACATGGAAAAGCTCGCTGGTCTCTCTGGTGGTAAGTGCACTCCACAGCTATCGAATCCCGGCTTTTACTATCACACCGCGCCTTAGAGGACTTGCGCATTCCTTCCCCTCCCTCACACTAACTTTCTTCTCCGACACTCAGGTTTGTAAGCTATGCTAACACGTCGCAGTGCGTACCTCGCATCCTCATCtaccacacacacacactctCTCGAGCCCCGTTACAGCACACCAATTCCTTTCTCGATGATCCCTCCCACCTCCCTCTTCCTCAAACATCCAACTAACGGCCCCAGTACACCGTCGGCAGCGCGCGCTTCACCCTAGGCAAAATCAAAACGAAGCTCAAGACCATGTCCGCCGGCGCCAGCGAGGTCAACGCTCCGTCTTCCTCGAAGAGCAAGGGACAAATCATCAAGAAGCGCACTGCGGATGCCAACGAGGGTGACGATGAGACTGGCGCACCGAAAACTAAGAAGAGAGCCAAGAAGATTGGCAACGCTGCTGACATCAATCGAGACGATGTCGATGCCATGCTGTGCTTGGGAGATGGTGATGAGAAAGAAGTGAAGGTTAAGAGAGAGCCGGAGGAGATGAGATTTGGTGCGGGTGGAGATGGGGGTGACAAGGAGGAGCAGCAAGTTTAGCGCGGCGTGTGCGGTTGGTGGGGAGAAGAAGGTTCGACAGTTCTGGGATCTCCATGGGTGGCGGTGGAAGTTCCAGTCGTTCATCGCTGCCGCGGCGGTTGGAATCGGATGGAAGAAGCCCGTGGCAGCGCACCGAGACGAATATGGCGTTCTCTGATCCATTGGGGTTTGGATAGAGGTGGCTAAATCGGGACTGAATATATCAGATCTTTTGGTCTTGCACTACCCTACTTCAAGCTATATCTACAGAAAGGAGATCTACCTCAAACGCCCTGCAGCTCCCACAAACGCTTGCAAAGTCTCAATGCCCAGCAATCTCCCTCTACTCGTTTGCTTCTCTACGCTCCACTCGTTCTTTCGATTTTCAAGTCAAACCCAAACCCACACCATCCCCATTAATGCCACCTTCACTTACATCCCTCCTCTCTCGTCCACTTCTCCCCATTTCCCTAATCCTCCGACCCTCCATCAGTCCCCTTAACCCCCTCTTCTGCAACCCGACAACCGCACTCACAACCCCATTCCAAACCTCCCGGTCCTCGATGGTCCTGCTCCCGTACTCTCCAGAATCGCTTGCACTCGCACTGGTACCCTCCGACACGGCAGAGCTAACCTCATCCTCTGACGGGGGAACAGCGGTATCTATCCTCAACGCGCGCAGACCGGCGGCCATGCTGCTCTCCGGTTCGTCAGTTGCATTGAGGGACGAGAGACCGTTGGTTCCGTTGGTGCTGGAGAGATTGTTGACGCCCATGAATGCCACACCGCTACCTCCGCCTGCAGCCATGGCTGCTGCATTGAAGACGGCTGCAGTGTTTCTGTTGTCAAGCAGGACATGCAAACGCTCGATGATGGCTTCTAGCAGCCCATCGATGTGGTAAGGTCGTGCGAGCTGCAGAAGCGAGCACAAGATCTGCGGTGTGCAGAGCTGGGAACTTTGTGGTGGAAGAGAGGATGTGTAGAGATAGTGGATCAGGGCTTGAAGGGTGAGGTGCGTGTGTGGCAGGTATAATGTGCGGGGACGTTGGGAAGGCGGTTGGGTCGTTGGGTCTGGTGGCGAGAGAGAGTTGTATGATGTACTCGATACGGCGGTTAGTTCAGAGGGTGTTGTGGTGTTCGCTGTGAGGGTCGTGGCGGCGGAGTAGGTGGTGCGGATCGATGGCGTAATGGTTATGCTAGACATGCGAGAAGGGTGACCACCAGTCGCTGGACGCAGGGTGGCGGCGTCGGCGTTGTCTTTCTCGGCGTTGTGTGTGCTCTCGCGAAGGAGTTGGTTGAAGTAGGGACCCCAGCGACGCGCGATGAGGCGCGAGTTAACGGGTATGCGTTCACCGTGGATAGCGAGGAAGTCCATATCCGCTAGTTCGCGCATGCCCAAAGCGATCTGGCCAAGTTCGATAGCTGATGACGATAGCGCTCTTCCACCTGCTAAGTCGAGCCGATCGTTTTGCGGCGGTGCGCTGACAGATGGAAATGCTGAACTTGGTGTTACTTTACGAGGGTTGTCGTACAGTCCAAACGCCTCAAGTTCAACAACACACATGTTTGAGAAGTTTATCCGTCGGTGGTTGTAGTCTTCGACGAGACTTCGCTTGCGGTTTCCCAGGATGACAAAGCTGTTTCGGCGTGTCCATAGTACACCTCTGTTCCAACTTCCTTGACTGAAGATGTTGCCACCAGCTTCAATTCGCCCCCAACTGAGTGTCCGCAAGTCTAGTGCCCATAAAGCATATTCTTGTTTCGAAGATGTCAAAAACGTTCCACTGACAACAAAGTGATTATTGATCACTCCACCATTGGGAAAGCGCAGCCCAGGCGGTGAAAAGTTGCCATTCATGGGCTTCTCTGACAGTGTTCCGTCAGGATGTCTTACTTGCAGCTCGAGCTTGACGTCGAGAAAGTTGTAATTTGAGTATATGAGCATTGATGATTCGCCGGTGGGGTTCGCTGCTTGCTCGTCTGTTGTTCTAGGCTCTCCACGTGCTCCTGCACCTATTTCGTTGGCTGGCATGCTCGTCAAAGGTGCCACAACACTACGGTATGCACCGCAACTTCTCCCTAATGTGCTTGTGGTTGTCCACTTCAAACTTCTCAAATTGAAAACGCTGATCTGCTCGATGTAGTGGTTTGCGCTATCTTGCCCACCAACGACGACCATCTCAGCGCCACCATCGCCTTCGAGGTTAATACCTATCGACCCTTGGTTGGGGTTGAGCGACGAGGGATTGTGTCTTATGGCTGTCATGGCAGCACCAGTCGCACTGAAGACAGCGGACGATGGCAATATTGTTGCGCAGTGAGCGTATCGGCCCTGCGGTGCGTCGTTGGTTCCAACGTGCCTCCATGTCCGTGTAGCTACATCGTATATATGGACGTCAGACATCACCACTACCTCAGGTTGCGCATCTGCTGGGGTCCCCTGCAGTACTTGGGTTGATTGGTTTGCAGGCGACGTTGCTGGCGACATACCGCCATAGCAGACGAGCTTCGTGTCACCGAGTGCACATAAACTGTGGAAATATCGTGGGGGTGGTATGTCTCCTTTGGTTTCGATCTTCGTCCAGTGACGCTTGACAAGGTCCAGTTCATACAAATCCGAAGTGAGCTGAGGTCTTGTCCGCGATAGTCTCCTTCCACCAAAAACGTACAGCTTGTCGCCCAGGATCGTGGTGGTTGCGCCCACCAAGGGATGTGGCTCACGGCCAGTAGTGCGGTGCACATTACATACTAGTCCAGAGAGTCCCGACGTCGAACTCGTGGGTGTCGCGAGTCCTGCTGTCTGTGCCATGGCTGGTGAAGGAGTCATGCCCAACCCTGGTGTGCGTGCAGAAGATGTCGGCGGCCGTTCTGATCCGGCATCCTGACCATCTTGTTGATGCAAGCTAGTCTGGCTACTATTGACACTTGAATTGTAGTTTCCACTACCGCTTCGAAGCCCACCAGGGTACAGTTGCGATGGTGAAGGCGCCGACGTTTGTGAATCGATGGTGTTGGTTCGGCTTGTGTTGGGCGTCTGTCGAGCCATCCTAATCGGACTCCGAGGCCGATAAGAAAGAACAGGGGTCTTGACTCTGCCAGAATCGAAGGGGAGCTTGACTGGTGATGTCGAATATCGGTGCGTAGGTAAGACCCAATCTGGTATCACGATCTCGACATGCCGAGACCTCAGGCTCGAGGTATCGCCAATTGAACCTCGATTCGGCGATGGAAAACCGGAGAGGCTGGGGTGGCGACTGGAATCGATGGTCGAAGAACGAGAAGAGCTGAGTCCAACAGAAGTACAAGGGCTTTGAGGTGCTACGGAAAGATCATAGTCCGGCACGACAATGGGAACGTGCTTCGAACGCGATTGATGCGACGAAGCGCAACTTCCCGCAGGAGACGACGAATCAGATTCGCTAGGCTGCTTGGCCGAATGGGTCCAGCGGTAAGAACGGAAAAGAGAGCCAGCGTTAGACTCGTGGGAACTTCGTCTTTGGGTCGACAAGGCTCGTTTGAGCTTTAATGCTTTGGGTTTTTTCCAGAAGGATGGAACGTTGTCTAGGGGCTCGGTACTGGCTGCTGCGGAGAAAGCGAAAACACCTAGTGGGACGGCCATTGTCAGTGTCAGAACTACTCGAGTAACCAAAATTCGAGGAACAACATGGAAGATGCAGACAAACACAGAAAGAGGAGAGTGCCCTGGTCTTCAAGTACCTCGGACGTTGCCAGCTGCAGCAAATCTCCATTGCAGGCCTTGCCGCAAGGTGGTTGACCACTAGCAAAGCGAATGACAGCAGGCCTCGAAGCCATGTTTGCAAATCTGGAAATGACACACATCTGTTGTGCAACTCTTTGGTGGTGTACCAGGATGCAGCTTGCAGCACCAAGCGCCCTCAGGTGTCACAGAGGCTGGTGGAGGGCAAAATCTAATCTTGCAGTTCCAAATCGTTCGAACAATATATGTCTCAGCTGAAAGACCGAGATCGGCAATATCTCCAAGACAAAAGAAAAGCACGTGTGGCAGCCTGGACGGAAAGAAAGGTGATGGGAAGGGAGCGAGGGGTTCAGAAGGGGATAGCGGGCCTTACCTCAGGGACCTTGCCTTGCACAAGAGGCGGGCGGGGAAAAGGCGACACCGAGCGGTCGACGCGGGAAGAAAAGAAGACGTGTTGTGAACAGGCGCTGTGGAGGCAGTCCACCGGAGCAGCGAGGGTGAGGTGAGCGCAGAGGCTTTGGAACCAGTCCAGATGCGGCAAGGACCCCCTCGGCGTCGAGCTGTTGTCCTTCAGGCCTCGTCACTCCTTGCACCAAGGGACAGTTGAGCAGACGCTGAGATATCGACAAAAGACGCTCCAAAGGTACAGAAGGTACAACGGTAACGGTTGAGCGATATGACAGTAAGCGGAACAAGTGCAATGCGGGTCTCGATTTAGGCCCGGTGTGCGCCGTCGCGTGGTCTGGCCTGTGCCTAAGATCAGCTCGTCCTAACTCACATGCCCAGTCAACGTACTTCGTACCGCGGCCGATACGATAGAGTCAAGATCGGGTACCTGGAAGATGGCGCACAAGAGTGGCTATCAGTTTTGTTACAGCTATAGACATGAATCAGACGTGTTCTGTTTCTCATCCATCTGGGCTGAACCGAGCCTGTTTCCTTGGCATGTGTACGGCGGCGCACGAGTCAACGACGTGGTTGCAGGCCGAACCGTCCAATCTGCCTTGGTACCTGCCTCGAGCTCAGTCAACTACCGTCCCGCCTGCAGGTACTCAATGAGACACAGCGAATCAGGCGCTACTGGAACGAAATCTTGGTGTTTGTTGCAGGCTGCCGTTGGACAGGGATCCATGGGTTGGAACGAGGCACATGTGGGCCGCTACTTGGAAACAAACCATTCATCGCCAAATCGCACACGTCAGTGCCGCAGTCTCCAAGATCGCTCGGGAAACAACCGACAGGGAGTTCAACAAGCACGCCATGAAACAAGCAGGGGTCGTAAGTCTTTCATTATGCAAAGCGTTTCAGCCCTACGAAGTAGATCGTGTCGACAAACATCTATCGAATCGGATGCTCAGAAGCATCCTACTTCATTCGAGAATTATGAGGTCTAGCTTATCGAGGCTAGCCTTTTTGGATGACAGCCTGAAATTACAGCTCTCCATCTACGATGCCCAATGCTTATATCTCGCATCTACCCAAGGTACGTCATACGACCCTGACCATGCCTGACATGCGCATGGGGCCTTTATGCGGCAGTGGTCTTCTCCTTGGGGAGAGGAGTGAATCGCAGGTAGGGCTTGACAATTCGGAAATCAGGGAAGAGCGTCTTGGCCTCCTCGTTCTTGACACCAGGGTGAACAATGACGTCGTCACCAGGTACCCAGTTAATGGGAGTGGTGATGCGGCTACGAAGAGCGTCAGCTACGGGGTTTCAGTCCTGTATGGAAAGAAAAAACTCACTGCTTGTCGCCGGTCTGCAGGGAGTCGAGGACACGGAGAACCTCAGCGGTGTTGCGGCCAGTGGAGGCGGGGTAAGAGAGGATCAAACGGATCGTCTTCTTGGGGTCGATGATGAAGACGGAGCGGATAGTGAACGCGACACCCTTGGAGTCAACGTTGGTAGCATCCTGGTGGTCGATCATGTCGTATGCAAGAGCGACTTTGCGCTCCTTGTCGCCAATGATGGGGAACTTCAGCTGGGAGCCGGAGATCTCATCAATGTCCTTGATCCAACCCTCATGGCTGTCGATGGTGTTTGCGGAGAGACCAATGAGCTTTGCGCCGCGCTTGGTGAACTCAGGCTCGAGCTTGGCGAAAGCACCGAGCTCGGTGGTGCAGACGGGTGTGTAGTCCTCAGGGTGGGAGAAGAGGATGACCCAGTTGTCACCGATGAACTCGTGGAAGTCGATAGGACCCTGGGTGGTCTCAGCCTTGAAGTTGGGGGCAGTGCTGCCCAGACGGAGGGTCTCGTTAGACATTGTGTGTTCTGTCTAGCCTCGTTAGAAAGGTTCAGAGGCGACAGATATTTGGGGGTGGCGGGGTATCGCGGGGTAGAGTTGGCGCTCCAGGTGAGTGCGCCGGGGAGGGTTCCTTACAAAATATTCTAATTTCTTTTAAAGACGGGTATCTGAAGTGCAATTGTTGCGATGAAAATGGCAAGTAGACGTCGGAGGGGCACTGATGCACTCTTACGCTTTTCTATCTCCTCCACAACGAAGCTCGAGGACCGAACGCAGCTAGCGGGTATTGCGCAATCCTCACGTGAAGTTTTCCGCCATCATACTACCTCCCACGTCTAGTGGGTTTAGACCAATCCCACACTCCACATACAAAGCGGTATCGGAGTGCCAATGAAGTGCCCCTCATGCCCAGAGGGTGAGGACACGTGGGAAAAGCAGACGGAACATACGTGATCTGGGGCCATCATGGTGTCTTCAGCTCCTCCAGAATAGAGAAAAGAACACAGGTCTGGTAGCGTCGTTTAAAGAAGCCCATGACGTTTGGTTCACTATCAGCCAGGGTTTACCCTCTGAAGCTTTGATGCGTAGATGCGAATTGATCCAAGGCGTTTGAAATGGAGGCGAATTATACCACAAGCAACTACCACCAGACTAAGATGCTTAGATTGTCCAACGATCTGGCGAGGAAAGCTCCGAGTAGCAGGGACTCAGACTGGGCGCAGATGATGGGACCCGCCTTTTGTACAGATCCAGAGGATGACAGCTCTAGCTGCCTTTGTACGATACTAAATGCTTCCAGGTTACACCCAGCTGCAGTATCAGAGACTGTTTCGTTGACAGCATGAACTTAATGTGCCACTTGCATCAACCAAGCTTCTTCGTCAAGTAGTGGCGCATTGAGTAAGACTTGAGCTCAGCGCTGACGCCATGATGCTTACCATGGCACGAGAGTGTTTGCATGCAGCCTTTGGCAGGGTCGACGGCAGTATCCGCAGTCACTGGGCGCCGATCCCTGTCATGCAATTGTAGGATCCATAGATCGCTCGTCCAAACCCCACATCGAACAGTCAGATATAATTTTCTGAAGTTGTTCACTTCAAGCGTATAGAGAATGCTCGTCGGTGATCGTGACGGAGTGTAGGACTGCAGGCGCACGCAGGTCAGCTTCCAAGAATGGCTTGGTCTCACCACCTGACAAGGATACAGATTGTGTGATAGCCGTTTGTAGATTCAACGTCTCTTCTTACGTTTCGCCAGCGATATCTTGTGCGGTTGGGACTGGTAGTTGAAGTCAGGTTGGTCACTCAAGACGAAAGAGCACTGACTGAGCTTCGTCATGGTGGCTTCCTCCAAAAGTACACTAAATTCGGCTCTCCCATCGCACTACGGACCGTCGATTTCTCTCCCTAACAACTTCCTGAGTCGCAAGCCTTTTCCACAGAGGAAAACAACGTGCTAGCAGCGAGCGGGATGAAAACGATGACATCCATGCGTCCCCACAGCAGTCGGGGAGCTTCATCCCAATCCGAGCTCTAGGTACACGTGCAGCAAATCTCATCCACCTCATTTTCGTGCGCGCAGGTTACGAGTGGCCCACCGCTTCTTCAATCAAGATCATGCAGCGACTCCAGCAAGAAGGCTGCTCTAGTTCGACGTCACCAGAGCATGATGAATCCGACCATGCTTCCCTGCCCATCGAGTTCTCGACTCAGCCAGCAAATGTTATTCCCGACAACCATCAGAAGCTTTACCTATGCCCCCGATTCTATTGAAACCAGCCGTAAATCCGGTTCAAGCTTGGTCTCCATTCGCTCGCTTGGTCACAAATTCGGCTTACGGACGCCCGACTTCCCACGCGTGTGGGCTCTTCCCGAGTTCAAAGCTACGGGGCTCTAGATTTTAATCATCATCATCCCCAATTTTTGTCTTGTATCAAAATTCACCAGCCTCTTCGAACCCCGAACAAAATTTGCGAGAAGAGGAGGCCCTGAGCAATTAAACAACAATATGTCAGCCAGCTCAGAGATCGAACTGCCAAGGGACTCGCAACCAGGAATTGAGAACTTAGGTCATAGCACGGGAATAGCAGCATTCCCGGATGTTGACTCTCGACAAAGTTCTAACCCCGCTTTCAGCAGTACCAAAGACCTGGAGAACGAGAAGTTCGACGAGCAAGAGGGGGACTTGACCGACAACGACCGTCCTGTTGATGCCAGCACTGAAGAAATTGTATGGAGGTACCTGACCTTCGAGACGGAGCTTCCGCATCCGACCAATTTGCTTCCGTCAATACATCCGACGACGGGTAACGATCACGGACCACCTCCCGAACCGCCAAACCTTGTGAAATACACAAACCCATTCGATTGGTCTGAAAAGAGGAAGAACTTTACAATATGGGTCGCGTGTGCCATCACGGCCCTGACGGCCTATGCTGCAGGATCGTACAGTCCAGGCGTTGCGCAGATGTCAGCGGAATGGGGCGTTAGTAATGTTGCTGTCCTAGTCGGTATCACCACATTCACATCAGGTATGTTGTCCAAGCAAGAGCCCACATCGAGTTTGGAACGTCTCTAATGATCTGTTCAGGGTTTGCTGTTGCACCTATGGTTCTGGCCCCATTCTCCGAGATCAATGGCCGGCGTCCAGTGTTCCTCGCCTCTGGCATTCTGTTCGTCATCTGCCAACTATGCACTGGCTTTACGCATTCATATGCAGGTATGCTCGTCGTTCGCTTCCTAGTTGGAGTAGGCGGCTCTACTTTCTCGACAATGGTAGGAGGTGTTGTGTCTGACATCTATCATGCCCAGGACCGCAATACACCAATGGCCCTTTTCTCCGGGGCTGCACTCTTCGGCACAGGTTGGGGTCCTTTAGTTTCTGGATTCGTCGCGCAGAACTTGTCCTGGAGATGGATATTTTATATTCAGACTATCGTGAATGCCATCATGGTCGTTATCATTTGCTTGGTCTTCAAAGAAACAAGAGGCTCCGTACTCCTTTCGAAGAAAGCAAAAGCACTCAACAAGTGGTACGATGAGCTAGAAGCAGCAGGCTACTACGGCTTCAACATGTCCAATCCAGAGAAACCGCAAGCCACAATATCTCGACATATTCGCTGGAGGGTCAAGTCTGACGAAGAACGTGCCTCGCTCAAAACCATGGTTGGCGTTTCCCTCTACCGGCCTTTCCACCTCCTTTTCACCGAACCCGTCGTTTTCTGGTTTTCTCTCTGGGTGGCTTTCTCCTGGGCTGTTCTGTATCTAACACTGGCTGCCATTCCCCTCGTCTTCCAGAACAGCCACGGCTTCTCTCTGCAACAAGCCAACGCCGTCTTCGCAGCGATGTGCGTGGGTGCACTGATCGCAAGCGTGCTGTCCATCTACCAAGAAAAGCTTGCACGGAAGCACGGTAAGCTCATCAACACGCCCGAGGGACGGCTGTATTTCGCTTGCGTGGAGAGCGCGTGTATGCCGATTGGCTTGTTCATGTTTGGTTGGACCAGTGGTCCGAGCATACACTGGATCGTACCTACGATCGCTGTGGCCATTGCTACCATTGGCATCTTCACTATCTATCTTAGCGTGTTCAACTACCTCGCCGATACGTATCATCGATATGCTAGCTCGGCGCTCGCGGCGCAGTCTTTCTGCAGAAACATCCTTGGTACGCTCGCCGTTTCCTCATAATGCATTCGAATAGCTGGCTAACCACATGTCACAGGTGGTATTTTCCCTCTCATCACCACGCAAATGTACAACAAGCTTGGCTACGGCCCGGCGAGCAGCTTGCTGGGTGGC
This region includes:
- a CDS encoding peroxiredoxin 1, with product MSNETLRLGSTAPNFKAETTQGPIDFHEFIGDNWVILFSHPEDYTPVCTTELGAFAKLEPEFTKRGAKLIGLSANTIDSHEGWIKDIDEISGSQLKFPIIGDKERKVALAYDMIDHQDATNVDSKGVAFTIRSVFIIDPKKTIRLILSYPASTGRNTAEVLRVLDSLQTGDKHRITTPINWVPGDDVIVHPGVKNEEAKTLFPDFRIVKPYLRFTPLPKEKTTAA